The genome window GAGTATGAGAGGAAGAATTGGGAATACCCACATACCAGGTGGCCAGATTCCACAAAATCGCTGCCACCAGCAGGGCAAATACCATCGCAAATCCGGCATCGCTGCCAACCTGCAGAATCAGCTCCACCGGCAGCAGGGAGACCACTGTAAAGGCGACACCCCCCGAGGAAGCCAGAACACCCAGGAAATTCCATACGCCTGACCAGATCACAGCAAAATGGGCAGGCAGCGAATTGGTATAGATAACTGTCGCCACAGCATTGGCGGTATCGTGAAAACCGTTGACGAATTCAAAGCCCAGCGCAATCGCCAGAGCAATGCCGAGCAGAACAAAGGGCAGAGCCGTCGGATAACTGACACCCTCCAGATCATTCGACAGATGAAAAGCGGCATACACGACACCAATAACCAGCAATAAGCTGACAATGATCCCGGTCAGCTGACCGGCTTTGCCATTTGTATTCGCTAAAACCGGGGTTCCCATGCCCAAATCGCTTAGGGCCGTCTTCCACCCAGACATGATCCACCTCTTCGATCAACAAACGGGACCGAGAAAGCATATCGATGCTGAGTAGTATAAAGACTTTTCAGTGAAACATGCTCATCAGGAAACCAGCAAAACCACCCTTGGCAGCGCTGCCGGTTTCCGGATTTTTTCCTTGTCTGCTACCAACGCAACTGCACGCTGGCGAACACCGTGCGCCGCATTCCATAGAAACAGGACGTCATGCCACCACAAGACGCCACGTAGGTACGATCGAAGAGATTGCTGGCATTGATCGCGAAGCGCCACCGCATATCCTGACCGAAATCGTAATGCACGACGGCATCGAAGAGCGTTACACTCGGAACACGAAACACATTGGCGTTCCCCGCCGGATTGCTGCCGACATAACGCACCCCGCCGCCAAAGCCGAGCCCAGCCAAGGCCGCAACCGAACCGTCCTTCTGAAAGCTGTAATCCATCCATAGGGACGCCGTATTGCGTGGCACGCCTGTCGGTTCATTTCCCTGAGTCCCGTCATTGGCCTTGGTAATTACGGGATCGAGGTAAGTATAGCTGCCGGTCAAATTCAGGCCCGACGCCAGACTGGCATTGGCTTCGACCTCAAATCCGCGTACCCGAATTTCTCCGGTCTGAATCGTATTCGCCGCGTTATTGGGATCCGGGGTCTGCACGTTGCTCTGCGTGATATCGAAAGCGGATGCAGTGATGAAGCTGGTGTGATTCTGTGGTTGGTATTTCAAACCGATCTCGGTTTGCTTGCCCCGACTCGGCTTGAAGGGATCGCCATACAGATTCGTGCCAAGAATCGGCTGAAACGATGTCGCATGGCTGACGAACGGCATCAGTCCGAACGGTGTCAAATAGCCGAGACCAACACGATAGGTGAATGCCCCATCCGGTTGCGACTGGGATTGCGAGGCTCTGGTAGTATCACTTTGCAGCCAGTCATGGCGAAGCGCGGCCGTGAACAGCAGACGATTCCAAAGCTTCATCTGATCCTGCAAATAGATACCTGTCTGACTCGTATCCTGGTTGGTAACGGTTCCCGCGCCGAGCGGCGGCTGAATTGTGTAGACGGGCGCGAAAAGATTGATGGGCGTGCCCATCGCACTCGCAAAATACTGGCTGTAATTCAGCAAGCTGTAATCGACGCCCGCCAGTACCGTATGCGCGACGAAACCGGTACCGAATTTTGCCTGCGCCTGGTTGTCAAGCGTGAACAGATCCGTTGCCGTATTCTGGGTAAAGGCCAGGCGATTCAGCGTTTTCTGATCCGCCTGCAATCCCAGCCCATAAGCCTGGGACCACGTCAGATCGGTATGCGTGTAGCGAAGATTCTGCCTGACGGTCCAGACATCGTTGAAACGATGCTCGGCAGCGTAACCGCCGGAATAGACAATGCGATCGTATTTATCGAAACCCGGCGATCCGCTGAAAAGAGTCGATGAAATCTTGCCATACGGATTGGGCAATACCGTTCCAGAAGCCGGCAGGAATTGTGTGCCGGCCGTATGGTCGCGCTGATAATGGGTCAGCAGCGTCACCGTTGTGTCGGCATCCGGATGCCATGTCAAAGTGGGTGCGACAAAAACACGATCATTGCGCACTTCATCGACCTGCGTTCCGGCATCACGCACCAGTGCTGTGATACGATAGGACCATTTTCCGTCCGTGCCAGGCACATTGTCGCTCATATCGGCCTGACCCTGAATGCGGCCAAAACTGCCCCCCAGCAATTTCAGCTCATGCAGGGGGGTGGAGGTCGGCCTTTTGCTGACCAGATTGACCAGCCCTCCAGGAGGCGTCTGGCCATACAGCACCGAGGCCGGTCCCTTCAGAACATCGATGCGTTCGAGCCCATACGGTTCGTAAACACCGGAAGGAAAGCGCATCCCGTTCAGATAGATGCCACCGGTATTGGCATCAAAGCCACGAATGCGGATCCAATCCAGCCGCGGATCGTTACCATAGGCTTCAGCCTGCATGCCGGATGTATAGCGTAGCGCCTCGCTGACCGATTGAGCGGCACGGGCGCTGATGCTGTCCGCTGTCACGACCGAGACGGATTGCAGCGTTTCCAGCAGCGGCGTATCGGTTTTGGTTGCGGTTTCGGTGCTTTCCGCCACATAGCCGCGCACCGGCGCGGTGGCGGACGGAACGGCTTCCCCGCTGACATTCAGAACAGGGAGGCTGCCGGCCGTATCGGTGTTCGAAGACGGTTGTGCAGGCGCAGCCGCATTGGCGGCGATGCTGCCAAGCATAGGCAATACCAGGCATGTCAAGGCTGAACCGGTGGTCAGCCAGGAACGGCACGTCAAAAACTGTTTCGGCACGATAATAAAGATCTCCCGGCAGGCAAACGATACGCCAAGCAAGGAGGCCTAACTATTGAATATGATAATGAGTCGCAATTACATTTGATGGGTGTTTCTTTAAAAACCCTGCGATATGACCATTTCGCAACAGTCCATATCGGCGAAGCGTTTCAAAATGGTTTGACGATGACCATCGTGACAATGATCAGCATCAGCAGCGTGGGAACCTCATTGGCAATCCGGTAGAAGCGGGCTGGTTTTTCATTCCTGTCTTGCAGAAAATTCCGCCGCCATTTCGAGACCGCACCATGGAAACCGCTCATCAACAGCACACAGAGCAGTTTCAGGTGCCACCAGCCTTGCGCCCAATCGATCACCCCTGGAGTCAAAACCAGCAGAATACCGAAAAACCAGGTGGAGATCATGGCCGGATTGATGATCTGCTTCAGCAGACGACGTTCCATCACCTTGAAACGCTCGCTCTCCTCTGATCCGCGTTTCAAGGCGCAATGATAGACGTACAGCCTCGGCAGGTAGAACAAGCCCGCCATCCAGGCAATCATGCTGGCCACATGCGCCGCCTTGATCCAGGGATAGAGCGGCGTCAGGAACGACACGGTCATGCCGCCTCACCCTGGCCGATCCGCATTCTCGGGCGTAGCAAACCCGGCAGTTCCGCCAGATCGTTGAATGGAATGGCCCCTTCCGCCCTCAGTCTGGCGCCGTCATCATGCGGGGCGAAACCCAGAACCTCCATACCCGCTGCGCGAGCCCCCCTTATGCCAGGAATACTATCCTCCACCACGATGCATGCCTCAGGGGGAATGCCGGCATCCGCCGCCGCGGCCAGAAATACATCCGGGGCGGGTTTCGGTTTGAGCGAACCTCCCGGCCCCCCGCTGAATGTCCGGCCTTCCGTCAGATAGCTAAGGCCGGTCCGTGCGAATTTGACAGCCATTTCCGCCTGGGAACTGTTGGAAGCAACCCGCCATTCCAGACCCAGCGCCGCCATCCCCTCCAGAACCTCTTTTGCCCCCGGCACAGTGACGGATTCGGTTTCCAGCGCTTTCAGCAACGCGCTTGCCAATGCTGGACGCCAGCCGGGCGACACAGGACGACCCAGCATTTTTTCGATCAAAGGCACCATATCAATCAACGACATGCCAAGAAAAATACGGTGTGCCTCATCAGGCGTCATCGGCAACCCTTCTTCGGTCAGGCTGGCTGCCACGACACGGGAAGCAATGGTTTCGCTGTCGATCAGCACGCCATCACAATCGAAGATCACCAGACGCAAGGGCACCGCTCTCATGGAGTATCTCCCTGTTCACCGTGGGGGCAATCGCGATGAACACGCGGGCAGACACGGCCCCCGGCAAAACTGCACAGGCCGGGTCCATGCTCTCTCACACGCCTTACCAGCCCGGCCAGAGAATCGATAAATCCCGGATCGGAATTCTGGGTAGGCACCCGGAAATAGCCCTTGATGTTTTTTCTGTGCGCCAATTCTGCATACTCAACATCGAGTTCAACCAGCGTTTCCGAATGCTCGCTGACAAAGGCAATAGGCACCACCAGCACTGCAACCCCATCCTCAACCGCCCGATCGATCGCTTCTTCCGTCGAGGGGCCCAGCCAGACCTGCGGCGTGGCGCGGGACTGATAGCAGATCTGATGATCAAGGCCGGGCATGTTCATAGCCCTCAGAACGGCTGCCGTGCTCCGCTCCACCTGAAACTGGTAAGGATCGCCTTTCTTGACGATGACCTCCGGCAGACCATGCGCCGAGAATAACAGTCGCAGAGGGACGTCATCCGGCAGGGTGTTGCGGGCCTCATCATACGCTTTCCGCACCAGGGCCGCCGTTGCCGAAGCAAAATCACGATCGCTGTGATAGCAGCAGAGGGAAAAAGTCTGTTTTGCCAATCCTGCCGCTGCGGCGGCTTCCCGCCAGTCTGTCAGCGAACTGCCCGTCGTCGTGGTGGAATATTGCGGATAGAGCGGCAGCAGGATGATTTCGTCCGGATCCCAGTCTTTCACTTCCCGCACCGTTTCACGAGCAAACGGGTGCCAGTATCGCATGGCAATGAAACAGCGGGCCTCGCATTCCGGCAAAGCCTGTTCCAGCGTGTGTGCCTGTTCCTGTGTCAGCTCCAGCAGCGGAGATTTGCCGCCCAACAGCGCATAATTCTCGCTGGCCGGTTTGACACGCGCTTTCGCGATCATTCTCGCCAGAATTGGACGGACAAAAAACGGGACCCTCAGAATAGCGGGATCCCTGAATAAATTCAGCAGAAAGGGCCGGATGGCGGCTGGGCTGTCCGGGCCGCCAAGGTTGAACAGCACCACCGCAAGCTTACGCCGCTTGCCCGACCCAGCAGGCGGAAGAGAGTCATTGGGCAGGGAGGAAGGGGTACAGGAAACATTGCTGATCATTGGCATGGCTTCGCAAGTGTTGTCCCGTACCCGACCGGTAAGTCAATCAGCCAAGTTGACCGGAGTGAAAATCAGGCCGCATTGCGCCAACGCGGACGATGACGGCGCGCCTGCGGCTGCTTGCGGGGTTCTTCAGCCGGAAGATCGCTTTCGACACCGCCGGCGACCGACATTTTCACACGGGTAAGCTTTTCGATAGCCTTCAGGAACGGACGCTCGCTGGAATCACAGAAGGAAATCGCAATGCCTGTCTGTCCAGCCCGCGCCGTGCGGCCGATACGATGGACATAGCTTTCCGGCTCGTTCGGCAGTTCGAAATTGACCACATGTGACACCCCGGCAACGTCGATACCACGGGCGGCGATATCGGTGGCCACCAGAACCCGTGCATCTCCGCTACGGAAACGCTCCAGAGCGCGCTGACGAGCATTCTGGCTTTTGTTGCCATGAATGGCATCGGCCGGAATACCGGATTCTTCCAGATGCTCAGCGACACGATTGGCGCCATGCTTGGTGCGGGTAAACACGATTACCTTTTCCAACGCCCGATCCGCCAGCAGACGGGTCAACAGCACGCGCTTGCCGGTGCTTTCGATGAAATGCACATGCTGGGCAATCCGGTCGGGAGTCGGCTCCTCCACCGCGATCCGCACGCGCGCAGGATTACGCAGCAGCCCTTCTGCCAGACGTCCGATTTCACCGGGCATGGTGGCAGAGAACAGCAGGGACTGCCGCTTTTCCGGCAGGGAGGCCAGAACCTTGCGGATGTCGCGCATAAAGCCGAGATCAAGCATCCGGTCTGCTTCATCCAGAACAAAATGCGATACCTGATCCAGCAGCAGTTCATTGGTGCTCATCAGATCGCAGATACGACCCGGCGTGCCGATCACGATATCAGCACCGCGTTGCATGCGTTGCACCTGCGGCTTGCGGCCGACGCCACCCAGAATCAGAACGCGGCGAATCGGCAGCTCACCACCCAGCATGCGCAGATTATCGTCAATCTGCACGGCCAGTTCGCGGGTCGGGGCCAGAATCAGGGCGCGGGTCGAAAAAGCCCGCGGACGCTCCCGCTTCTGCATCAGGTGCTGCAATAAAGGCAGGGAGAAAGCTGCCGTCTTGCCGGTTCCGGTCTGGGCGATCCCCAGCAGGTCACGGCCTTCCAGCAAAGGAGGAATGGCACCGGCCTGAATCGGGGTCGGCTTGTGGAAACTGGCCGCCTGAAGCGCCTGAAGAATAGGCTCGGCCAGTCCAAAACTATCAAATGTCACGTCTGTCACAGTCGTCTCCAGCCGGCATATGCATGCCGGATCGGTCACGATCCACGCGCGATGCTGGAACGGGACAGGTCATCTATGGATCGTTCAGGAAACGCCAACCCTTGCAGGACCTTGCCTGCAGGCAGGTCGGCTCGACAGGTCTGACTTATCGCGCGCAGCGAACGATGCGCGCTTCATGCGCCGGAGGAGGGCCTGAAAGCAAGTCTCTTGAGAAAGAGGCTGTTGCCCGGATTCGTCAGGGCTTGGCATCCGGCAGCACCAGCCTGGCGGCCATAGTGGCTAGCTTTACCAGGGGTGAATCGCCGGGCAGGGCGGCAGGCAGGGCGCTGAGCGGAGCCGGAAGCGGGGTGGATGTCACATCCGGCCGGGTTTCCGCAGGTTGAGTCGAATCAGCTGCGGGTTTTTCTGCAGATGGGGTTGAAGCAGCAGGTTTATTATCTGCTTTGCTGTCCGGCAGGGGAACCGTGTAATCAGGCACAATTCGGGCCTGATTGCCGCCAATCACCAGCACCTTACGTCCGATCGCCAGCGGTTTTTGATCTTTCTGGGTAACG of Granulibacter bethesdensis contains these proteins:
- a CDS encoding TonB-dependent siderophore receptor; amino-acid sequence: MTCLVLPMLGSIAANAAAPAQPSSNTDTAGSLPVLNVSGEAVPSATAPVRGYVAESTETATKTDTPLLETLQSVSVVTADSISARAAQSVSEALRYTSGMQAEAYGNDPRLDWIRIRGFDANTGGIYLNGMRFPSGVYEPYGLERIDVLKGPASVLYGQTPPGGLVNLVSKRPTSTPLHELKLLGGSFGRIQGQADMSDNVPGTDGKWSYRITALVRDAGTQVDEVRNDRVFVAPTLTWHPDADTTVTLLTHYQRDHTAGTQFLPASGTVLPNPYGKISSTLFSGSPGFDKYDRIVYSGGYAAEHRFNDVWTVRQNLRYTHTDLTWSQAYGLGLQADQKTLNRLAFTQNTATDLFTLDNQAQAKFGTGFVAHTVLAGVDYSLLNYSQYFASAMGTPINLFAPVYTIQPPLGAGTVTNQDTSQTGIYLQDQMKLWNRLLFTAALRHDWLQSDTTRASQSQSQPDGAFTYRVGLGYLTPFGLMPFVSHATSFQPILGTNLYGDPFKPSRGKQTEIGLKYQPQNHTSFITASAFDITQSNVQTPDPNNAANTIQTGEIRVRGFEVEANASLASGLNLTGSYTYLDPVITKANDGTQGNEPTGVPRNTASLWMDYSFQKDGSVAALAGLGFGGGVRYVGSNPAGNANVFRVPSVTLFDAVVHYDFGQDMRWRFAINASNLFDRTYVASCGGMTSCFYGMRRTVFASVQLRW
- the hemJ gene encoding protoporphyrinogen oxidase HemJ — its product is MTVSFLTPLYPWIKAAHVASMIAWMAGLFYLPRLYVYHCALKRGSEESERFKVMERRLLKQIINPAMISTWFFGILLVLTPGVIDWAQGWWHLKLLCVLLMSGFHGAVSKWRRNFLQDRNEKPARFYRIANEVPTLLMLIIVTMVIVKPF
- a CDS encoding HAD family phosphatase, with product MRAVPLRLVIFDCDGVLIDSETIASRVVAASLTEEGLPMTPDEAHRIFLGMSLIDMVPLIEKMLGRPVSPGWRPALASALLKALETESVTVPGAKEVLEGMAALGLEWRVASNSSQAEMAVKFARTGLSYLTEGRTFSGGPGGSLKPKPAPDVFLAAAADAGIPPEACIVVEDSIPGIRGARAAGMEVLGFAPHDDGARLRAEGAIPFNDLAELPGLLRPRMRIGQGEAA
- the hemH gene encoding ferrochelatase, whose product is MPMISNVSCTPSSLPNDSLPPAGSGKRRKLAVVLFNLGGPDSPAAIRPFLLNLFRDPAILRVPFFVRPILARMIAKARVKPASENYALLGGKSPLLELTQEQAHTLEQALPECEARCFIAMRYWHPFARETVREVKDWDPDEIILLPLYPQYSTTTTGSSLTDWREAAAAAGLAKQTFSLCCYHSDRDFASATAALVRKAYDEARNTLPDDVPLRLLFSAHGLPEVIVKKGDPYQFQVERSTAAVLRAMNMPGLDHQICYQSRATPQVWLGPSTEEAIDRAVEDGVAVLVVPIAFVSEHSETLVELDVEYAELAHRKNIKGYFRVPTQNSDPGFIDSLAGLVRRVREHGPGLCSFAGGRVCPRVHRDCPHGEQGDTP
- a CDS encoding DEAD/DEAH box helicase, with amino-acid sequence MTDVTFDSFGLAEPILQALQAASFHKPTPIQAGAIPPLLEGRDLLGIAQTGTGKTAAFSLPLLQHLMQKRERPRAFSTRALILAPTRELAVQIDDNLRMLGGELPIRRVLILGGVGRKPQVQRMQRGADIVIGTPGRICDLMSTNELLLDQVSHFVLDEADRMLDLGFMRDIRKVLASLPEKRQSLLFSATMPGEIGRLAEGLLRNPARVRIAVEEPTPDRIAQHVHFIESTGKRVLLTRLLADRALEKVIVFTRTKHGANRVAEHLEESGIPADAIHGNKSQNARQRALERFRSGDARVLVATDIAARGIDVAGVSHVVNFELPNEPESYVHRIGRTARAGQTGIAISFCDSSERPFLKAIEKLTRVKMSVAGGVESDLPAEEPRKQPQARRHRPRWRNAA